The genome window GATGCTGGCCTCGGTGGGTGCCGAGCACGCGGTGCTGGTGCCCATGCGCATCGGCGGCGAGGAGGTGGTGGGGATTTTGGCGGTGGTGAACGGCCCCGAGCGCGGCCCGCTGGGAAGCGAGGCGCTGCGCGTGGTGTCCCTGCTGGCCGACCAGGCGGCGCTCGCGGTGCGCAACGCGCGGCTGTACGCGGGCGCGCAGTCGGCCAGCCGCGCCAAGAGCGAGTTCCTGGCCATGATGAGCCACGAGCTGCGCACGCCGCTGAACGCGCTGGAAGGGTACGCGGGGCTGATGGAGGAAGGGATCTACGGTCCGCTGACCGAGCTGCAGCGCGACGCGCTCCGCCGCATGAAGGTTTCGCGGCGCCACCTGATGGAATTGATCGACAGCGTGCTGGACCTGGCCCGCGTGGAGGCGGGCACCCGCCGCGCCCAGCCCGAGGTGTTCGACCTGGGCGAGCTGGTGGAGTCCGTCGGCGAGGCCATGCGCGGCGCGGCGGACGCCAGGAAGCTGGCGCTGGAGATCGAGGCGGAGGGCGCGGGGCGGATCGTGGCCGACCGCGGGCTGCTGCGGCAGGTGCTGACCAACCTGCTGGGGAACGCGATCAAGTTCACCGAGCGCGGCGCCGTCACAGTCCGCGCCCGCCGCGAGGGCGATCGCGCGACGATCGAGGTCACGGACACCGGCCCCGGCATCAGCGCCGAGAACCAGGCGCGCGTCTTCGAGCCCTTCTTCCAGGTGGACCCCTCCACGACGCGCCGGGAAGGGGGAACGGGGCTGGGCCTGGCCCTCTCGCGCGACTTCGTGCGGCTGCTGGGCGGCGAGATCGCGGTGCGCAGCGAGCCGGGGCAGGGGAGCACCTTCACCGTGACGCTGCCGGTGGAGGCGAAGGCGGAGGCCTCATCGTGAGGATTGGCTTTGCCTCGTTGCCGCCGCATCGCGCCCTCTCTGGCCGGCCAAGGCCGTCCACCTCTCCCGTACCGGGAGAGGTAGCTGGACCGGCATCTATGCGATCCCACAAGCGCTTGCGTGCTAAGGAGTTGCGGGAGCGGGAGGATGCTGGATAGCCACCCTCTCCCGGGACGGGAGAGGGTCGCGCCCTCCGGCGCGGGGTGAGGGCGGCGCGAGGGCCTGCGGACGCGCACCCGGCGCCCAACACGCCGAACCCCTGCCGTTCCGCCGTTTCCGTTTCTACTCGTCCTGCGATAGGATCACCGCTGTGTACGGTCCCATGCCGACGGCGGCGCTGTGGGGCATGCCGTGCATCGGAGCGCCATCCGCCCGGGTGTCGTTGCTGGGCGTGCCGAGGAAGTCCTCGCCGTAGCCGGTCCAGTCGCTGTTGAAGCGCACCTTCCACTCGCCGCCGCGCGGCATCCCCAGCCAGTAGCCGTCGTACGAGCGGTCGGCGAAGTTCAGCACCACCACCACGTCGTCCCCCGGCCCACCGCTGGACCAGCGGTGGAAGGCGATGACCTTGTCGGCGTCGTTCACGTGGTGCACGTGCACGTTCTGGCCGCGCAGGCCGCGCGTGGTGTCCCACCAGTCGCGCCGCAGCTTCATCAGGTCGCCGTACAGGCGGTGGATCCCGGCGAAGGTCTCCAGCTTCGTCCAGTCGATGGGGTCGCCGTCGGCGAACCAGCGGTCCTCCAGGATCTCCTGCCCCTGGAAGATCATGGGGATCCCCGGCGCGGTGAACACGAGCGCCGCCGCCAGCGTGGACCGCTTCCGCGAGTACCAGCTTCCGGCGCTCCCCGGCCAGATCTCCTCGGGCACCCGCGCGTGCCCGTTGGCCACCTCGTCGTGGCTTTCGGTGTAGATGACGCGCTTGAAGGCGTCGCCCTCGTAGCGGTTCTCGATCGCCCTCCGCACCTCGTCCATGCTGCGCTGCCAGTCGTGCTGCTGGATGACGGCGCGGCGCACCGGGTGCACGAACTCGCTCTCCCACTGCGTGTCGAACCCCGCGCCGCCCAGCTCCGGCGCGCGCACCACCCAGCCGTTGCCGCGCAGGTCCTCGGCGATGTGCAGCTTCCACCCCTGCCGCGCGTCCGTCTCGGCATTGATCTCCTGCATCAGCCTCCACCCGTCGGCGATGTCGCTGGCGGGGCTGTCGTTGTTGCCGTGCAGGTTGCGGATGTACGCGGTGGCGTCCCAGCGCAGCCCGTCGAAGCGGAACTCCTCCAGCCAGCGCAGCGCGTTGTCGCGGATGAAGCGGCGCACCTCGGGGCGCCCGTAGTCCGGCCGCGTGTCGCCCCACGGCGTGCTGGAGCGCTCGTCGTTGTAGAAGTAGATGCCGCCCTTTCCCTCGGCCGGCGCCCACCCGTCGAAGCGCCACAGGTCCAGGTCGCCGGGCCCGAAGTGGTTGTAGACCACGTCGAAGATGACGGCGATGCCGTGCTCGTGCGCCGCGCGGACCAGCCGCTTCAGCGCGTCGGGGCCGCCGTACACGCTCTCGATGGCGAAGATGTCGCCGGGGTTGTAGCCCCAGCTGAAGTCGCCCGCGAACTCCACCGACGGCATCAGCTCGATGCAGTTGGCGCCCAGGTCGCGCAGGTACGGCAGCCGCGCGCGCACGCTGTCGAAGGTCCCCGCCGCGCCGCCCGCCCGGGGGTCGTTGAAGGTGCCCACGTGCAGCTCGTAGATCACCAGCTCGTTCCACGCGGGGGTGAACCACGGCTCGCTTCCCCAGTCGAACGCGCCGGGATCGTACACCACGCACCTGCGGTCGGTGAGCCCGATGTCGGCCACGTAGGGGTCGCGCTTCAGCGTGGTCTCGCCGCCGGCGTGGATGGCGAACTTGTACTCGTCGCCCGGCCCCGCGCCGGAGACGTCGGCGGACCAGTAGCCGTCGCCTTCCGGGGCGAGCGGGGTGGCGCCGGGGTCGTTGCCGTTGAACGAGCCGGAGACGGAGACGCCGTCCGCGTGCGGCGCCCAGACGCGGAACGCCACGCCCGCGCCGCCGCCCTCGTCCGCGTACGGGACGGCGCCCATCCCCTCGCGCGCGGAGGGGTGCGGCGGCGGGGCGGCGGAGGCGGCCTGGTCCGCGCCGGCTTCGGCTTCGGTGCTCATCGGATGAACTCCCGTGGCGGGCGATGGAAACGCGATGGGATGATCGGATCGGCGTGGGGAGCACGGCGGGCGCTCCGGCGCAGGGGAAGTCATCCGCCGCGAGGAGTGTGCCCGATGCGGCGTATCGTCCCTTCACCCCATCGTGCCGGCGAGATGACGTACGCGGCAGAATCTTCTGCTAACGACATAATCTGCAGATGCGCATGCAGGCGCGACTCTCCACGGTGCCCGTGC of Longimicrobium sp. contains these proteins:
- a CDS encoding alpha-amylase family glycosyl hydrolase, with protein sequence MSTEAEAGADQAASAAPPPHPSAREGMGAVPYADEGGGAGVAFRVWAPHADGVSVSGSFNGNDPGATPLAPEGDGYWSADVSGAGPGDEYKFAIHAGGETTLKRDPYVADIGLTDRRCVVYDPGAFDWGSEPWFTPAWNELVIYELHVGTFNDPRAGGAAGTFDSVRARLPYLRDLGANCIELMPSVEFAGDFSWGYNPGDIFAIESVYGGPDALKRLVRAAHEHGIAVIFDVVYNHFGPGDLDLWRFDGWAPAEGKGGIYFYNDERSSTPWGDTRPDYGRPEVRRFIRDNALRWLEEFRFDGLRWDATAYIRNLHGNNDSPASDIADGWRLMQEINAETDARQGWKLHIAEDLRGNGWVVRAPELGGAGFDTQWESEFVHPVRRAVIQQHDWQRSMDEVRRAIENRYEGDAFKRVIYTESHDEVANGHARVPEEIWPGSAGSWYSRKRSTLAAALVFTAPGIPMIFQGQEILEDRWFADGDPIDWTKLETFAGIHRLYGDLMKLRRDWWDTTRGLRGQNVHVHHVNDADKVIAFHRWSSGGPGDDVVVVLNFADRSYDGYWLGMPRGGEWKVRFNSDWTGYGEDFLGTPSNDTRADGAPMHGMPHSAAVGMGPYTAVILSQDE